The sequence TTTATCTTTTGACTTGAAATTCTACATTTTTCAATATTGCAAGATATTAAAGACCAAcaaaaatacaatgataagggcaaatcaatataaatataaaacccCATGGAGGATGCGGAACCACATTCACATCCTTCCTTCTCGCCCTTGCCACATTGAGGTTTGCACAACAACCAACACATGCTTAAGATATTATAAGCTAATCTTGTAAATCTATTCTTATTTGGCGGAGGCCAATTCATAAACATATTAATAACCTCTTCATTCTTTTCTATCTAAGTCATTCTTAGGCTCAAATTTAAGGCAGCATGGTACATCTCGTCCAGTACATATTTCCAAAGCAGAGGCTTATTAACTTTCCACATACAAATATTTGATGGCCTGCCTCCCGTCACAGGTACTGTCTGCAAGGAcaattaagttgtggaaagattAAATATCAAGACACAAATATCAACTGATTTCTAAAGTGCCTGTAAATATTGAAAAGATTGCTCaaccttcttatgcaagtagtTATCCTTCCATAACTCTTTTAGAAACTTTGAAGCTTTCCTTTTCTCTACCAGTGTAGATGCTGCTATCTACAAATAAAAGAGAAGCACTTAAAGGTCATAAAATTAATACAGAATTTGAGTCCATTGACTTCCTTTATTCTTAGTTTTACAAGAATGGAGGAATATGTAATCATTGAAATATATCAGTTTAGCAATCTCTTTTATTGGATTTTGGCACATGTGAAGCATCATGGAGGACTGTCAATGTGGACCAAGTTATTAGACATCCTAATCTAACAGCTTTTGCATCTTAGATTACTGGTTATCTGAATGTTAGTGAAACTCCATTAGAAAGCTCATGTGCTTTACACTAAATAGACACCAAATGCCTCTTACCCCAAATCATTATTCAAAGATAACTCAACTACCTAAAGAAATTTGACCTGAGTGAACAATTAATTACCTTGGCAGACTTAGCACCCGGCTTCCTAGTAGTAGTTTTCTTAAATGAGATAGAAACAACTGGCTCAGGGGCAGGGGTTCAACAAGTCGAGCCATCAAAAGTTTACAGAGTGTCTCTCGTACAACTTTGTAGGCACAGCATTTTCTGAAAGTACATGGTTTGAGATTGAATAATTTGAAAGGATTCATGACTTTGAGACATATAGTTGAGCTCAACCATGTTTTAAATACAGTACTTTCAACATATTATTCAGAACCAAGTATATGTTTGATTAAATTGAATATACTGTTCAACTATAGGTCTAGTACTATATCTCCCTATAACGAAATTTAGAAAGACTTATAATTCTTTGTCAGTATCATTACCTCCAATTGCAAACCAACTAAACCCTTTCCTTATGTTAAGTTGTGAATGATGTACCATTCCTATAACTCAACCCGAAGAGAACCACACTCCTAGTACATGTACCTTGACCCACTCCAAAGATACTCTTTGTTTTCATAGTTTCAAAAGTCATCTACAGTTCACTCATCTGATTCACCAAAAGGATTATGATTAAACCACATATGATTTAGTCAGTAGGTTACACAACTCTTAATTTGTGTAAAACAAAccttttttaagaattaaatcaattaatataaGCAAAACCGTGCTCAAACTATTACATGCATCACAAAACACTTGCCTTTTCCTTGGCTTTCTCTGTCAACCATTTGTTTGAGGGTAAGCCTACCATCACGAAGCAATCCGACAAGCAGCTTCACACACTGCAAAACAAGTGGAAAATAGTTTCAGCATTTCAAGCCACAGTCAAAAAGCTTCAAAGAAACATAATAAGGATCAAGCTGACTTCTTCATCAAGCTTCCGCGACACAATGTCCAAGAATTTGGGAAACCTCAGCCGATGGATTATGTTATCAAACAACACCAGGTACTGAGTTCTAACTCTCAGTCTGTCTGCATCATCATCTGCATTTATATTTATTCAGAACATCATCATCGTGTCACTTTACCCACTAATGGAGCAGTATTTCATTGCATTACATTACATGAATTTATGAAATCAAGACACGGCATCAAAATCACTAAAGTTAGGAAttcgtttttttattaattttattttactgcaACATGTTTGTTGCATGTAGATAACAAtaatagagaaaataataggGCTATGTATGTTACCATCATCTTGAGGAGCAGAAACAAATGCTTGGGCACAATTGTGTTGAACTAAGACAAGTAGGGAGTTTCTGACTTGGTCCTTAGTAAAGTCAGTGTAGCGAACCAACTGATCCAAAGTGAGAGGTCCATGGCTAAATAGCTTTTCGCATACTTTCTGCACAAAAATTCAACGTTAATGAATTGAATGCCAATAAAATCCGTGAAGATTAAGAGTTACATACAGCAACGATCTTGCCGAAGTGCTTGGTGATCAGGTGGACGCCGAATTTGATGCCGTGCTCTGTAACCATTTTCTTCTAACAGAAAACGGCGAAGGAGAAAGGCGCGGGAAGAAGAGGCTTAGGGATTTTATAGTTGTGTTATTTGCAGTGACAAATA comes from Glycine soja cultivar W05 chromosome 20, ASM419377v2, whole genome shotgun sequence and encodes:
- the LOC114402810 gene encoding DNA-directed RNA polymerase III subunit rpc3-like, with amino-acid sequence MVTEHGIKFGVHLITKHFGKIVAKVCEKLFSHGPLTLDQLVRYTDFTKDQVRNSLLVLVQHNCAQAFVSAPQDDDDDADRLRVRTQYLVLFDNIIHRLRFPKFLDIVSRKLDEECVKLLVGLLRDGRLTLKQMVDRESQGKDSSIYTGREKESFKVSKRVMEG